From a single Sorghum bicolor cultivar BTx623 chromosome 5, Sorghum_bicolor_NCBIv3, whole genome shotgun sequence genomic region:
- the LOC8068733 gene encoding uncharacterized protein LOC8068733, translating into MARLHHLSLVPATSLLLLLLLPVVLAAASAAAEEPQIRISVQYPTEEEARWLDRWSEKYQAQGAASGFSVHPATDEESAYLNSIFDNGKKRAASGDHSHGGGGGGGFDGHIEFDDDDHPFGRIVVDTVHSRASSSETNDGDLQNHHEPHSHAEYNADDVKDL; encoded by the exons ATGGCCCGGCTTCACCACCTGTCTCTCGTCCCCgccacgtccctcctcctcctgctgctgctaccCGTCGTCCTCGCAGCCGCCTCCGCAGCGGCGGAGGAGCCACAGATCAGGATCAGCGTGCAGTACCCTACCGAGGAGGAGGCGCGGTGGCTGGACCGCTGGTCGGAGAAGTACCAGGCGCAGGGCGCCGCCTCCGGCTTCTCCGTCCACCCGGCCACCGACGAGGAGTCGGCGTACCTGAACAGCATCTTCGACAACGGCAAGAAGAGAGCGGCCAGTGGTGACCActcccacggcggcggcggcggcggcggcttcgaCGGCCACATCGagttcgacgacgacgaccatcC GTTTGGTAGGATCGTCGTGGACACCGTCCACTCTCGCGCGAGCTCGTCCGAGACCAACGATGGTGATCTGCAGAACCACCACGAGCCTCACTCTCACGCAGAG TATAATGCTGACGACGTCAAGGATCTTTAG